Proteins from one Chitinophaga oryzae genomic window:
- a CDS encoding sulfatase-like hydrolase/transferase → MKKYLLCLSAFLVAATVQAQQGKAPGPNVIFIYTDDMGRGMLSEYGQQIVPTPNIDKLAHGGMRFDNIYGSMYCAPARASMLTGYSDVRKGKFTLNRAGIYINYLQGKLTLPEVDERLAPFEQSEHPGMVLPQVFKKAGYVTGEIGKLEWGFATSRRQMAAHGWDYYYGYLDHRMCHGFYPMVMFENGEPVRIAGNTRPDSYPDSAALRNGKEKPQYAEHLFMDKARRFIVSNKDKPFFLYYPTNLPHGPVSVPAIDPVFANNPRLTERQKMYATMVKMVDDNVGAFMHLVDSLGLSKNTLIIFGSDNGHWLYYEGKQPRYDNITTRFYSDDGADVFNGNNGLAGLKETNWEGGVRVPFICYWPGKVPAGTVNRNLVAGYDLLSTMADLLQVQVPDRKDGRSYLPSLLGKKSVPRDNVVFSSFMGPALVTRDGWKLRTCLLDNKNIFQLYHLPTDYREMKDLSAQYPQKVDSLKRELTKACDGQLQHGIFYFSRLPATVL, encoded by the coding sequence ATGAAAAAGTATTTGTTATGCCTGAGCGCTTTCCTCGTTGCTGCTACCGTGCAGGCGCAGCAAGGGAAAGCGCCCGGGCCCAATGTTATCTTCATCTACACCGATGATATGGGACGAGGTATGTTGTCGGAGTATGGACAACAGATTGTCCCAACGCCCAACATCGACAAGCTGGCGCATGGCGGCATGCGCTTCGACAATATCTACGGCAGCATGTACTGCGCGCCCGCCAGGGCCAGTATGCTTACCGGTTACAGCGATGTGCGGAAAGGAAAATTTACGCTCAACCGCGCAGGCATCTATATCAATTACCTGCAGGGAAAACTCACGCTGCCGGAAGTAGATGAACGCCTGGCGCCCTTTGAGCAGTCGGAACATCCGGGCATGGTGCTGCCGCAGGTGTTTAAGAAAGCCGGTTATGTGACTGGTGAAATAGGTAAGCTGGAATGGGGCTTTGCCACATCGCGCCGGCAGATGGCCGCTCACGGGTGGGACTACTACTATGGCTACCTCGATCATCGCATGTGCCACGGCTTCTATCCGATGGTGATGTTCGAAAACGGGGAACCGGTGCGCATCGCAGGCAATACCCGGCCGGACTCGTATCCGGACAGCGCCGCTTTACGGAACGGAAAAGAAAAACCGCAGTATGCAGAACACCTGTTCATGGACAAAGCGCGTCGCTTTATCGTGAGCAATAAAGACAAGCCCTTTTTCCTGTATTATCCTACCAACCTGCCGCATGGACCGGTGTCCGTACCGGCCATCGATCCGGTGTTTGCCAACAATCCCCGGTTGACCGAACGGCAGAAGATGTATGCCACCATGGTGAAAATGGTGGACGACAACGTGGGCGCCTTCATGCACCTGGTGGATTCGCTGGGCCTGAGCAAAAATACCCTGATCATTTTCGGGTCCGACAACGGACACTGGTTGTACTATGAAGGTAAACAGCCGCGATATGACAACATCACCACCCGCTTTTATAGCGATGATGGAGCAGATGTTTTCAATGGCAATAACGGGCTGGCAGGCCTGAAAGAGACCAACTGGGAAGGCGGCGTGAGGGTGCCGTTTATTTGTTACTGGCCGGGGAAAGTGCCGGCAGGTACGGTCAACCGCAACCTGGTGGCCGGCTACGACCTGTTGAGCACTATGGCCGACCTGCTGCAGGTACAGGTGCCCGACCGGAAAGATGGCCGTTCCTATCTGCCGTCGCTGTTGGGGAAGAAGTCCGTCCCTCGTGATAATGTGGTGTTCTCCTCGTTCATGGGGCCGGCGCTGGTCACCCGCGACGGCTGGAAACTACGCACCTGCCTGCTGGACAATAAAAACATTTTCCAGCTATACCATCTGCCCACAGACTACAGGGAGATGAAAGACTTATCCGCTCAGTACCCTCAAAAGGTGGATTCGCTCAAACGGGAGCTGACAAAAGCCTGCGACGGGCAACTGCAGCATGGTATATTTTATTTCTCCCGGCTGCCGGCCACGGTGTTATAG
- a CDS encoding NAD(P)H-binding protein, giving the protein MKTAPVLILGGTGKTGKRVAQLLAEKKRPFRIGSRSGSPAFDWEDPATWPAALEGVGAVYISYYPDLAVPGATDAIRALTQLAAESGVKRLVLLSGRGEKEAEACEEIVSNAGMEWTVLRCAWFSQNFSEGYLLEPLQAGFVALPAGDVREPFIDTDDIAEVAVAALTEEGHAGELYELTGPRLMTFAEAVAEVADAAGRPIQYQQVSAEEYAGMLKEYGLPDDHIWLVNYLFSEVLDGRNESLADGVQRALKRAPRDFKAYVRETAASGIWARQ; this is encoded by the coding sequence ATGAAAACAGCACCCGTTTTAATATTAGGTGGTACCGGTAAAACCGGCAAAAGAGTCGCCCAATTATTAGCTGAAAAAAAACGGCCTTTCCGGATAGGCTCCCGTTCCGGTTCACCGGCTTTTGACTGGGAAGACCCCGCTACCTGGCCTGCTGCGCTGGAAGGCGTTGGCGCGGTATACATCAGCTATTATCCTGATCTCGCCGTTCCGGGGGCTACAGACGCTATTCGTGCGCTCACACAGCTGGCGGCGGAAAGTGGGGTGAAGCGGCTGGTGCTGTTGTCTGGCCGCGGCGAAAAAGAAGCGGAAGCCTGCGAAGAGATCGTGAGCAACGCCGGAATGGAATGGACGGTCCTGCGCTGCGCCTGGTTCAGCCAGAACTTCAGCGAAGGGTACCTGCTGGAGCCGCTGCAGGCGGGATTTGTAGCGCTTCCTGCCGGTGATGTGCGCGAACCCTTCATCGATACCGACGACATCGCGGAGGTAGCCGTGGCGGCGCTGACGGAAGAGGGCCATGCAGGAGAGCTGTACGAGCTTACCGGGCCCCGGCTGATGACTTTCGCGGAAGCGGTGGCGGAAGTGGCCGATGCTGCCGGTCGACCGATACAGTATCAGCAGGTGAGCGCCGAAGAATATGCCGGGATGCTGAAAGAGTATGGTTTGCCGGATGATCATATCTGGCTGGTGAATTATCTTTTCTCAGAAGTGCTCGACGGCAGGAATGAAAGCCTGGCTGACGGCGTACAACGCGCGCTAAAAAGGGCCCCCCGTGATTTCAAAGCTTATGTCCGGGAGACTGCAGCATCGGGGATCTGGGCCCGGCAATAG
- a CDS encoding TonB-dependent receptor yields MKKIYFSVGFVLMSLAAMAQNGVIKGKINTADGEPAAFVTIGLKDTKRGTITNEDGTFTVKNVKPGVYTLVISCTGCQPVQKTVTVAPDQSVEIHLDLANTASQLNEVVVDGTRTRTINRKPVSIGKLPVPVMDLPQSVAIIGHEVLADQQAQRLSDVVKNVNGVYMASQRAGTQETFNARGYGFSSTNMFKNGTRVNSGAMPEMSSLERVEILKGSAAILYGNVAPGAVMNMVTKQPKFNFGGEVSLRAGSYGLLKPAFDVYGPISSKIAYRVNGTFETADSYRDQVHSKRYYINPSLLFKLSDRTELVLQGDYLKHDFTPDFGLGSFGDTLINKAPRNTFYGAPWQYAHTQQATASANIKHKFNENWSINGLISYSKYNRDYYSIERIQANSAGDWNRPLGRNATNEDYYAAQVDLTGKFNTGSVGHTVLAGVDADRYMTGTYAYGLPTVKPKSTGIYDSINLFDPAKYTRRTDMPVDTLLTVNNVPINRLGAYVQDLISISEKLKVLAGVRVSYLQNESPVNYNFVNGARKEAASKYDHAVSPRFGIVYKPVATTALFASYSTSFTPNTGQDIYGEAVKPSIINQYEVGVKNDFFKGLLSVNVTAYRIRNNNYAQTAPLKADGITENTDPNVKSLIGETLSQGIEVDIAGHPLPGLDVIGGYSYNSMTVENTPNTKGSVIAGQRLVGNPNHTANASVFYTFQQSAVKGLKLGAGFYYIGQRYAGWNNTVGQTQKFNRMISVPGYSTLDLSAGYAFKRFAVMGKVSNVTNTYSFYVHENYSINPIPPTQFVGTVSYKF; encoded by the coding sequence TTGAAAAAAATATACTTCTCTGTTGGTTTTGTTTTGATGAGCCTTGCTGCCATGGCACAAAACGGCGTTATCAAAGGTAAAATCAATACAGCCGACGGTGAACCGGCTGCTTTCGTGACTATTGGACTGAAAGACACCAAAAGAGGCACTATTACCAATGAAGACGGTACTTTTACCGTTAAGAACGTGAAGCCGGGCGTATATACCCTCGTGATATCCTGCACTGGTTGCCAGCCGGTCCAAAAAACAGTTACCGTTGCACCGGACCAGTCTGTGGAAATCCACCTGGACCTGGCCAATACCGCCAGCCAGCTGAATGAAGTAGTGGTAGACGGTACCCGTACCCGTACTATCAACCGCAAACCGGTATCCATCGGCAAACTGCCGGTACCGGTGATGGACCTGCCCCAGAGTGTGGCCATTATCGGGCACGAAGTACTGGCAGACCAACAGGCGCAACGCCTCAGCGATGTGGTAAAAAACGTGAACGGCGTTTATATGGCTTCCCAGCGCGCCGGTACACAGGAAACTTTCAACGCCCGCGGTTATGGCTTCTCCAGCACCAATATGTTTAAAAACGGTACCCGCGTCAACTCCGGCGCTATGCCTGAAATGAGCTCCCTCGAGAGAGTGGAAATCCTCAAAGGCAGCGCTGCCATCCTGTATGGTAACGTCGCTCCGGGCGCAGTAATGAACATGGTGACCAAACAACCGAAATTTAACTTCGGTGGCGAGGTGAGCCTGAGAGCCGGCAGCTATGGCCTGCTGAAGCCTGCGTTCGATGTATACGGCCCTATCTCTTCCAAAATCGCATACCGCGTGAACGGTACCTTCGAAACGGCGGACAGCTACCGCGATCAGGTACATTCCAAAAGATATTATATAAACCCGTCGCTGTTGTTTAAACTGAGCGACCGTACCGAATTAGTGTTACAAGGCGATTACCTGAAGCATGACTTTACACCGGATTTCGGTCTGGGTTCCTTCGGCGATACGCTGATCAACAAAGCACCCCGTAACACTTTCTACGGAGCGCCATGGCAATATGCCCATACGCAACAGGCCACCGCTTCTGCCAACATCAAACATAAATTCAACGAGAACTGGTCTATCAATGGTTTGATATCTTATTCAAAGTATAACCGCGATTATTATTCCATTGAAAGAATACAGGCTAACTCCGCAGGTGACTGGAATCGTCCGCTGGGCAGAAATGCGACCAACGAAGATTATTATGCTGCGCAGGTAGATCTCACTGGTAAATTCAACACAGGTAGTGTAGGTCACACTGTACTCGCTGGCGTGGACGCTGACCGTTACATGACCGGCACCTATGCTTATGGTCTTCCTACCGTAAAACCTAAGTCTACCGGTATTTACGACAGTATCAACCTGTTTGATCCTGCTAAATACACCCGCCGTACGGATATGCCTGTAGATACGCTGTTAACGGTAAACAACGTGCCTATCAACAGGCTGGGTGCTTATGTCCAGGATTTGATCAGCATCTCCGAAAAACTGAAAGTGCTGGCAGGTGTACGTGTATCTTATCTGCAGAACGAATCACCGGTTAACTACAACTTTGTAAATGGTGCCAGAAAAGAAGCTGCTTCTAAATATGATCACGCAGTTTCCCCGCGTTTTGGCATCGTCTATAAGCCTGTTGCTACTACTGCTTTGTTTGCCAGCTACTCTACTTCCTTCACGCCCAATACCGGCCAGGATATTTATGGAGAAGCAGTAAAACCTTCTATCATCAATCAGTATGAGGTAGGTGTAAAAAATGATTTCTTTAAGGGGCTATTGTCTGTTAACGTAACAGCTTACCGCATCCGCAATAACAACTACGCGCAAACAGCGCCATTGAAAGCAGACGGTATTACTGAAAACACGGATCCTAACGTAAAATCCCTGATCGGTGAAACCCTTAGCCAGGGTATTGAAGTTGACATCGCTGGTCATCCTCTGCCTGGACTGGATGTTATCGGCGGTTACAGCTACAACAGCATGACGGTGGAGAATACCCCCAATACCAAAGGTTCTGTGATCGCTGGTCAGCGTCTGGTAGGTAATCCTAACCATACTGCCAACGCCAGCGTGTTCTATACCTTCCAGCAGTCAGCCGTGAAAGGTCTGAAGCTGGGCGCTGGTTTCTACTATATCGGTCAGCGTTATGCCGGTTGGAACAATACCGTAGGTCAGACACAGAAATTTAACCGCATGATCTCCGTACCGGGTTACAGCACGCTGGACCTCAGCGCTGGTTATGCTTTCAAACGTTTTGCGGTAATGGGTAAAGTGTCTAACGTTACCAACACTTACAGCTTCTACGTGCATGAGAACTACAGCATCAACCCGATTCCGCCTACCCAGTTTGTGGGCACTGTTTCCTACAAATTCTAA
- a CDS encoding DUF6268 family outer membrane beta-barrel protein produces the protein MVHLLSCIQSRLTKKPFNHKPAYWLLPGLLLLSGAVKAQLGASSLNGPGIAINADYQPSSHYIRPEDSLKMPATSAQRRFSMGAGFLLSQKIDTATGKMRIWNLGVMGSYTRFSNKDYEENIFPKELFGGEIALQHMRSLNPKWSLMGVLSVGLYTDMEKITYEDVFITGGVIFIRKINPKLNLGVGAALTNSFGAPMVLPALLVQWRTGNRFRVDINFPEKLSVSSSLSKYDDLALAFRFNGGAYDVENRKDGKRLMGYQEMSLGLENTLHLSKKIDFNLAGGTVLLRSATFRDKKISDIFSTRPEHRLATNLYISAGIRCRF, from the coding sequence ATGGTACACCTTCTTTCCTGCATTCAATCACGACTTACCAAAAAGCCGTTTAATCATAAACCTGCATACTGGCTGCTGCCGGGCCTTTTACTGTTGTCAGGCGCAGTCAAAGCGCAGCTGGGCGCCAGCAGCCTCAATGGCCCCGGCATTGCGATCAACGCAGATTATCAGCCCTCCAGCCATTATATCCGTCCGGAAGATTCCCTCAAAATGCCCGCCACCAGTGCACAACGTCGCTTCTCTATGGGCGCCGGTTTCCTGTTGTCGCAGAAAATTGACACCGCTACCGGCAAAATGCGCATCTGGAACCTGGGCGTCATGGGCAGTTACACCCGCTTTTCCAATAAAGATTATGAAGAGAATATCTTCCCCAAAGAACTGTTTGGCGGGGAAATAGCGCTGCAGCATATGCGTTCGCTCAATCCCAAATGGAGCCTCATGGGCGTACTGTCTGTAGGACTATATACAGACATGGAGAAAATCACCTACGAAGATGTTTTTATCACCGGCGGTGTGATCTTCATCCGCAAAATCAACCCCAAATTAAACCTTGGCGTAGGCGCCGCCCTCACCAACAGCTTTGGCGCGCCCATGGTATTGCCCGCCCTGCTGGTACAGTGGCGCACAGGCAACCGCTTCAGGGTGGACATCAACTTCCCCGAAAAACTCAGCGTGAGCAGCTCCCTCAGCAAATACGACGACCTGGCGCTCGCTTTCCGCTTCAACGGTGGCGCCTATGACGTGGAAAACAGGAAAGACGGCAAACGTTTGATGGGCTACCAGGAAATGAGCCTCGGCCTGGAAAACACGCTGCATCTCAGCAAAAAAATCGACTTCAATCTCGCTGGCGGTACGGTATTATTACGTTCTGCGACGTTCAGGGATAAAAAGATATCGGACATCTTCTCCACCCGCCCTGAACACCGGCTGGCGACCAACCTGTACATCAGCGCAGGCATCCGGTGCCGGTTTTGA
- a CDS encoding DUF6528 family protein: MTKFLRVLCLLFFLRGICAASSDTAVNNCQRCIVLAEQAEHRIAIADVTSGKIIWEWKPALCGVLPEHVKWFNNPSEAKAVYKGKYILMAASGGGVALVRIADKKTVFYGYAGGNTHSAAILPDGNIVSASSTGNYLVVFKTDTTGYNANGYTKKIPVAFGHNVVWDVSHKWLWTAAMDSMIVYRYNYDQAAPDLLRDTALLLPGTEAHDLYPEYGTQSLWLTNTTHVYRFDVATRQLSPAPVIQKNIKSVSSGPAGYPVIICRPKVSWWTDEVLDAQGNRVFMQPGLKIYKARWVLDDPFSE, encoded by the coding sequence ATGACCAAATTTCTGAGGGTTTTATGCCTGTTATTTTTTTTACGGGGGATATGTGCCGCCTCGTCCGATACGGCTGTTAATAATTGTCAACGTTGTATCGTGCTGGCAGAACAGGCGGAACATCGTATAGCCATCGCCGATGTCACGTCCGGAAAAATCATCTGGGAGTGGAAGCCTGCACTGTGCGGCGTGCTGCCGGAGCATGTGAAGTGGTTCAATAATCCCAGCGAAGCCAAGGCTGTTTACAAAGGGAAATATATCCTGATGGCGGCTTCCGGCGGTGGCGTGGCCCTGGTCCGTATCGCCGATAAAAAGACGGTCTTTTACGGATATGCGGGCGGTAATACCCATTCTGCCGCCATCCTGCCGGATGGTAATATTGTCAGCGCTTCCAGCACGGGCAATTACCTGGTGGTGTTTAAAACAGACACCACAGGTTATAATGCCAATGGCTATACGAAAAAAATACCGGTGGCTTTCGGGCATAATGTGGTATGGGACGTTTCGCACAAATGGCTCTGGACCGCGGCGATGGACAGCATGATCGTGTACCGCTACAATTACGACCAGGCGGCGCCGGACCTGCTGCGTGATACCGCTTTGCTGCTGCCCGGTACGGAGGCGCATGACCTGTACCCGGAATATGGCACTCAAAGCTTATGGCTGACGAATACGACCCATGTGTACCGTTTTGATGTCGCTACCCGGCAACTGTCGCCCGCGCCGGTTATACAGAAAAACATCAAGAGCGTGTCTTCCGGCCCGGCGGGGTATCCGGTGATCATCTGCAGGCCAAAAGTGTCCTGGTGGACGGACGAGGTGCTGGATGCACAGGGCAACCGGGTGTTTATGCAGCCGGGACTTAAAATCTATAAGGCCCGCTGGGTATTGGACGACCCTTTCAGTGAATAG
- a CDS encoding DEAD/DEAH box helicase, producing the protein MQKGTYSLGNILSNLKIDALNEMQEASVAANQQPQDVILLSATGSGKTLAFLLPVLDRLDPDLKKTQAMIVVPSRELALQIEKVFKQMGTGHKITATYGGHLRETEENNLIQPPALIVGTPGRIGDHIRRGNITTDTIRTLVLDEFDKSLELGFQEEMAFIVESLPNVNKRILTSATEAVEIPDFVQLNEPQKLNFLPEDGTPQARLAYKQVLSPENDKVDTLFRLICHLGNRSTIVFCNHRDAVERTSTMLSEKGILNEFYHGAMEQRDRDAALCKFRNGTVNVLVTTDLAARGLDIPNIRYIVHFHLPHTEDSWTHRNGRTARMEASGTAIVILAPDEKLMPYVTEDIETIELPETAVLPQKPKWTTLYISAGKKDKVNKIDIVGFLTKKGMLKKEDVGLIEVKDFFSFVAIVKSKASHTLQLIKDERIKNKKVKIEVAK; encoded by the coding sequence ATGCAAAAAGGAACATACTCATTAGGAAATATTCTTTCCAATCTCAAGATCGACGCGCTCAACGAAATGCAGGAGGCATCGGTAGCGGCCAACCAGCAACCGCAGGACGTTATCCTGCTGTCGGCCACCGGCTCCGGTAAAACCCTCGCTTTCCTGTTGCCCGTGCTCGACCGGCTGGACCCCGACCTGAAGAAAACACAGGCCATGATCGTAGTGCCCTCCCGCGAGCTGGCATTACAGATCGAAAAAGTGTTTAAACAGATGGGCACCGGCCATAAAATCACCGCCACCTATGGCGGCCACCTCCGGGAAACAGAGGAAAACAACCTGATACAGCCGCCGGCGCTCATTGTAGGCACGCCCGGCCGTATCGGCGATCATATCCGCAGAGGCAATATCACCACCGATACTATCCGGACGCTGGTGCTCGACGAGTTCGATAAAAGCCTGGAGCTGGGCTTCCAGGAAGAAATGGCTTTTATCGTCGAATCGCTGCCGAATGTCAATAAAAGGATACTCACCTCCGCCACCGAAGCGGTGGAAATACCTGACTTTGTACAGCTGAACGAGCCGCAGAAGCTGAACTTCCTGCCGGAAGACGGTACCCCGCAGGCCCGGCTGGCCTACAAACAGGTGCTGTCGCCGGAAAATGACAAGGTAGATACCCTCTTCCGCCTGATCTGCCACCTGGGCAACCGTTCCACCATCGTGTTCTGCAACCACCGCGACGCGGTAGAACGCACCAGCACCATGCTGAGCGAAAAAGGCATCCTCAACGAGTTCTACCATGGAGCAATGGAACAGCGGGACCGCGACGCCGCCCTGTGCAAATTCCGTAACGGGACGGTCAACGTACTCGTTACCACCGATCTGGCTGCCCGCGGACTGGATATCCCCAACATCCGGTACATTGTCCATTTCCACCTGCCGCATACGGAAGACAGCTGGACGCACCGCAACGGCCGTACCGCCAGAATGGAAGCCAGCGGCACCGCCATCGTCATCCTCGCGCCGGATGAAAAACTGATGCCTTATGTCACCGAAGACATAGAAACCATCGAACTGCCGGAGACAGCTGTTTTACCGCAGAAACCCAAATGGACGACCTTGTACATCTCCGCAGGAAAAAAAGACAAGGTCAATAAAATTGATATCGTCGGTTTTCTTACCAAAAAAGGCATGCTGAAGAAAGAAGATGTGGGACTGATAGAAGTGAAAGACTTCTTCTCTTTTGTGGCCATTGTGAAATCCAAAGCCTCTCATACTTTGCAGCTCATTAAAGACGAGCGGATAAAGAACAAGAAAGTGAAGATAGAAGTCGCAAAGTAA
- a CDS encoding HipA N-terminal domain-containing protein: protein MMYTSGNVFYNRQLAGVIAATANGYTFTYDAVYLRHPQALPVSLTLPLTEGAYFSQQLFPFFDGLIPEGWLLDMAAKRWGLKTYDRFALLLHTCQDAIGAVSIIPHPPIS from the coding sequence ATGATGTATACCTCGGGAAATGTCTTCTATAACCGGCAGCTGGCCGGTGTTATCGCAGCTACCGCCAACGGCTATACTTTTACCTATGATGCGGTCTATCTCCGTCATCCGCAGGCGCTCCCTGTCAGCCTTACCCTGCCGCTTACGGAAGGGGCTTACTTCAGTCAGCAGCTTTTCCCTTTCTTTGATGGACTGATCCCCGAAGGCTGGCTGCTGGACATGGCAGCAAAGCGTTGGGGCCTGAAAACCTATGACCGCTTCGCGCTGTTGCTGCATACCTGCCAGGACGCCATTGGTGCTGTCAGTATTATTCCTCACCCTCCCATCTCCTGA
- a CDS encoding HipA domain-containing protein, producing the protein MANCCFCYQDAGTEAWHPHCCEAFFGQPQVPVFLPGEGGWEQAAAVVIAQHIAVTGVQPKLPLTAGALQRRHIFKPQHPHFPSMPENEDLTMHLATLFGIDVCRHALVTAADGSWAYLAARMDRNGDQQLHMEDCCQLAEQPADKKYHGSYEKIGRLLAKYCSDPVTDLKRFFELVLFSYLTGNSDMHLKNFSVLHRQHTITLAPAYDLLNIHLINPADTEELGLTLNARKRKLRLSDFITLAERLGISPATRDGIFHRFTTLNHQVEVWINASFLHAADKENYLRIWERQQKILA; encoded by the coding sequence ATGGCCAACTGTTGTTTTTGTTACCAGGATGCCGGTACCGAAGCCTGGCATCCACACTGCTGCGAAGCATTTTTCGGTCAGCCGCAGGTACCTGTGTTCTTACCCGGAGAAGGAGGGTGGGAACAGGCCGCCGCAGTGGTGATCGCACAGCATATTGCGGTAACGGGCGTACAACCTAAACTGCCGCTGACAGCCGGCGCCCTGCAACGCCGGCATATCTTTAAGCCGCAGCATCCGCATTTTCCTTCGATGCCTGAAAATGAAGACCTGACCATGCATCTGGCCACGTTGTTCGGTATCGATGTATGCCGGCATGCGCTGGTGACGGCCGCAGATGGAAGCTGGGCGTACCTCGCCGCCAGGATGGACCGAAACGGAGATCAGCAGCTGCATATGGAGGATTGCTGCCAACTGGCGGAACAACCGGCAGACAAAAAGTACCACGGGTCGTACGAAAAAATCGGCCGCCTGCTGGCTAAATATTGCAGCGATCCGGTCACAGACCTGAAACGGTTCTTTGAGCTGGTGTTATTCTCCTACCTGACCGGCAACAGCGATATGCATCTGAAAAATTTCTCTGTATTGCACCGGCAGCATACCATCACGCTGGCGCCAGCCTACGATCTGCTGAACATCCACCTGATCAACCCCGCGGACACAGAAGAACTGGGCCTGACGCTGAATGCCCGCAAACGTAAGCTCAGGTTATCAGATTTTATAACGCTGGCAGAACGATTGGGTATTTCCCCCGCCACGCGGGATGGAATATTTCATCGGTTTACAACATTGAATCACCAGGTAGAAGTGTGGATCAATGCTTCTTTCCTGCATGCAGCTGATAAAGAAAACTACCTGCGGATCTGGGAACGGCAACAGAAAATCCTGGCTTAA
- a CDS encoding TetR/AcrR family transcriptional regulator has product MRVKDEQKAALIREKAIEMIVREGFDGLSMHKLARAVDISVSTIYIYFKNREDLLNQLYIDVMAVFVRETMLNFDPGMDFEAGLWLQWNNRYRYIRQYPLHYQFTEQFRNSPLILHPAVGKDEFKQAMVQFNDNAVRRQQIVELPTEVYWALAYGPFYTLVNFHLQNSSIAGKPFKLSEALLRQTFERTIIALKK; this is encoded by the coding sequence ATGCGTGTAAAAGACGAGCAAAAAGCGGCCCTTATCCGGGAAAAAGCCATCGAAATGATCGTCCGCGAGGGTTTTGATGGCCTCAGTATGCACAAACTGGCCAGAGCGGTAGACATCTCCGTGTCTACCATCTACATCTATTTCAAAAACAGGGAAGACCTGCTGAACCAGCTGTATATTGATGTGATGGCGGTATTTGTGCGCGAGACGATGCTGAATTTTGACCCCGGGATGGATTTTGAAGCCGGCCTGTGGCTGCAATGGAACAACCGTTACCGTTATATCCGGCAATATCCGCTGCATTACCAGTTTACGGAACAGTTCCGTAACTCGCCGCTGATCCTGCACCCTGCCGTAGGGAAAGATGAATTTAAACAGGCAATGGTACAGTTCAACGACAATGCCGTGCGCCGCCAGCAGATTGTGGAACTCCCCACGGAGGTGTACTGGGCGCTGGCCTACGGCCCTTTTTATACGCTCGTCAACTTCCACCTGCAAAACAGTTCTATCGCCGGCAAACCGTTCAAACTGAGCGAAGCGCTGCTGAGACAAACATTTGAGCGGACCATCATAGCATTAAAAAAATAG
- the pepE gene encoding dipeptidase PepE, with amino-acid sequence MKHIVLASTSTLYGEGYLAYLTPVMKTLFAGVTEIIFVPFARPGGISHDEYTARAAAAFAPLQIQVKGLHTFADPAAAIRGAQGFFTGGGNTFLLVKELLERGLMDELKAAVEAGRPYMGCSAGSNIGGVSMQTTNDMPIVYPPGFQTMGLVPFNLNPHYLDPIPDLPHMGETRETRIKEFHTQHNTPVLGLREGGWILVKGDNITLEGKPPARVFEAGKTPYEIDPGSSLNFLQ; translated from the coding sequence ATGAAACATATTGTCCTGGCCAGCACGTCTACCCTTTACGGAGAAGGTTATCTGGCTTATTTAACACCGGTGATGAAGACGCTGTTTGCCGGCGTCACTGAAATTATCTTTGTGCCTTTTGCCCGTCCGGGCGGCATTTCCCATGATGAATACACAGCGAGAGCTGCGGCGGCTTTTGCGCCTTTACAGATACAGGTAAAAGGTCTTCATACCTTTGCCGATCCCGCGGCAGCTATCCGCGGGGCACAGGGCTTTTTCACCGGTGGAGGAAATACTTTCCTGCTGGTGAAGGAACTGCTGGAGCGCGGCCTGATGGACGAGCTGAAAGCAGCCGTGGAGGCAGGCCGTCCGTATATGGGCTGCAGCGCCGGCAGCAATATCGGCGGTGTTTCCATGCAAACGACCAACGATATGCCGATCGTATATCCGCCGGGCTTTCAGACGATGGGACTGGTGCCTTTTAACCTGAATCCCCATTACCTTGACCCCATCCCTGATTTGCCACATATGGGCGAAACGCGTGAAACGCGCATCAAAGAATTCCATACACAGCACAACACGCCCGTGCTGGGCCTGCGGGAAGGCGGCTGGATACTGGTAAAAGGCGATAATATTACACTGGAAGGCAAGCCTCCCGCCCGTGTGTTTGAAGCCGGTAAAACACCCTACGAAATAGACCCCGGCAGCAGCCTGAATTTTCTGCAGTAA